One genomic window of Stieleria sp. JC731 includes the following:
- a CDS encoding glutamine synthetase beta-grasp domain-containing protein, which translates to MTKCKLEYVWLDGYQPTQSLRSKTKVVSDFSGNVEDAPVWSFDGSSTEQAPGGSSDCLLKPVRVVPDPGRLGTGFLVMCEVLNADGTPHRTNGRATIDDDDGDFWFGFEQEYTLWNPDTNKPLGFPMEGYPGPQGPYYCSVGTGKAVGREIVEEHLELCLQAGLNVEGINAEVMMGQWEFQIFSKGAKEAGDQIWLSRYLLERVAEAHGLSINWHCKPVKGDWNGSGMHANFSNETLRNCGSQETYEAICQAFEPRIKEHIDVYGADNDQRLTGLHETQSIDKFSYGVSDRGASIRIPIGTVENGWKGWLEDRRPASNADPYMVASAIIATVKSAAVPA; encoded by the coding sequence ATGACCAAATGCAAGTTGGAATACGTCTGGTTGGATGGTTATCAACCGACTCAAAGTCTGCGTAGCAAGACGAAGGTCGTCAGTGATTTCAGCGGAAATGTTGAAGACGCGCCGGTCTGGTCGTTCGATGGCTCCTCGACTGAGCAGGCTCCAGGCGGTTCGTCCGACTGCTTGCTCAAGCCAGTCCGCGTTGTCCCCGATCCAGGCCGCCTTGGCACTGGCTTCCTCGTGATGTGCGAAGTTCTGAACGCCGACGGCACCCCACACCGCACCAACGGACGCGCCACCATCGATGATGATGACGGCGATTTTTGGTTCGGTTTCGAGCAAGAATACACCCTGTGGAATCCTGACACCAACAAGCCACTCGGCTTCCCAATGGAAGGCTACCCAGGTCCTCAAGGCCCTTACTACTGCAGCGTCGGAACCGGCAAAGCAGTTGGACGTGAAATCGTCGAAGAGCACTTGGAACTGTGCCTGCAAGCTGGCCTGAACGTCGAAGGCATCAACGCCGAAGTGATGATGGGCCAATGGGAATTCCAGATCTTCTCCAAAGGCGCTAAAGAAGCTGGCGACCAAATCTGGTTGTCTCGCTACTTGCTTGAGCGCGTTGCCGAAGCTCACGGCCTGTCGATCAACTGGCACTGCAAGCCAGTCAAGGGCGACTGGAACGGAAGCGGCATGCACGCAAACTTCTCGAACGAAACATTGCGTAACTGCGGCAGCCAAGAAACTTACGAAGCAATCTGCCAAGCGTTCGAACCACGCATCAAAGAACACATCGACGTGTACGGTGCTGACAACGATCAACGTTTGACCGGCCTTCACGAAACACAGTCGATCGACAAGTTCAGCTACGGTGTTTCTGACCGTGGTGCTTCGATCCGTATCCCAATCGGCACGGTCGAAAACGGCTGGAAAGGTTGGTTGGAAGATCGTCGCCCAGCGTCGAACGCCGACCCATACATGGTTGCCAGCGCAATCATCGCGACTGTCAAAAGCGCAGCCGTTCCTGCGTAA
- a CDS encoding serine/threonine protein kinase → MTHSDQPSSRGTEHGHSPIRSFRRDQDDDVFGEATIGPGSNSRSGSVSGTGAMPSTKAQSVTRRDESTMLEGQFRADLTRFETTDELGRGGWGIVQRARDQVLEREVAIKRIIGESTNEDLREQFLHEARITGRLQHPGVVPVHELGQENSGEFFYVMKLLEGETLRAQIRHAHQQWNAQAKQNRLPIDAVITPLLERFVDICNTVAYAHQQGILHRDLKPANVMIGEFGETIVLDWGLAKTIDEEPEDCGETLRHGFGMPTESNDNVSKRRSERNGVVIGTPAYMSPEQAQGRTGQLDHRSDIFSLGVILYEILSGQHPHAGLKTDEVLQRACAAEYESLKQCRPELSPSLIAIVEKAMSLLPRDRYGSALDLSEDVRHWLHGEPVSVHPGSLFERGGRWVRRHRTLATGILSSAAILLVSASVFSVIIHSAHRAEHQARKLAELANRSALKRLIEARDAADTWLLELSGTLQFYPGLESERNRLIEKAVGQYSELAAQQSFEQTMRSTEPLEKMEQGKCYLRLGDLHRLAGRGDLALENYGSAQALFQSVASDIPKEASSHAGLDVNLVSASGGTSEAENHLANDLKIELANCRIGKILSDQEIDAVNIREIDQALEPLLPKISSSSNLLPFQFKAASAKLRLDLSLAGRQTSTDANRLQHAKSAVDWATWLSKRRGTSQDLTHEINATEQLARLYEQVQAPNEAMRTWTDLAELIEQRLTEESLPSVSLLQSVAHAKIRRAKLAFALGDREAAASDYRSAIMQLNQAWQQSDSDDFYRTNLATAEFNLAKVYAGDPQQVAAARQLLLRSTKTYQELLQQRPTVEVLQRLTDANVSLAELTQGDEDEASNLDNALLGFELLDDHAGLDRQSSLQWLGIIVRRLKLSGDGHVEHNRQNLLDQAKELVDRLGSQEIPKGLQSELKALQSQSLKSD, encoded by the coding sequence ATGACACATTCCGACCAGCCTTCCAGTCGCGGAACAGAACACGGGCATAGTCCCATTCGTAGCTTCCGGCGTGATCAGGATGATGATGTCTTTGGCGAAGCGACAATCGGACCGGGGTCGAATTCGCGATCCGGTTCGGTATCTGGAACTGGGGCGATGCCGTCCACGAAGGCCCAGTCAGTTACGCGTCGTGACGAATCGACGATGTTGGAGGGGCAGTTTCGAGCCGATTTGACGCGATTCGAAACGACCGACGAATTGGGGCGAGGCGGATGGGGGATTGTGCAGCGGGCTCGCGACCAAGTTCTTGAGCGAGAGGTCGCGATCAAACGCATCATCGGTGAATCCACAAATGAAGACCTTCGCGAACAGTTCCTTCATGAGGCAAGAATTACCGGTCGGCTACAGCACCCCGGTGTTGTTCCTGTTCACGAGTTAGGACAGGAAAACAGCGGCGAGTTCTTCTACGTCATGAAGTTACTCGAAGGCGAAACTTTGCGAGCCCAGATTCGTCATGCGCACCAACAGTGGAATGCGCAGGCGAAGCAGAACCGTTTGCCAATCGATGCGGTGATCACGCCACTGTTGGAGCGGTTTGTCGATATTTGCAATACCGTCGCCTACGCCCATCAGCAAGGGATTTTGCACCGCGATCTCAAGCCCGCCAATGTGATGATTGGCGAATTTGGCGAGACGATCGTGCTCGATTGGGGACTCGCGAAAACGATTGACGAAGAGCCCGAAGATTGCGGCGAAACATTGCGTCACGGCTTTGGCATGCCGACCGAGTCTAACGATAACGTTTCGAAACGGCGCAGCGAACGCAACGGCGTCGTGATCGGCACTCCGGCGTATATGTCACCCGAGCAAGCGCAAGGGCGAACTGGGCAGCTCGATCACAGGTCCGACATCTTTTCACTCGGTGTGATACTTTACGAAATCCTATCCGGACAGCATCCTCATGCCGGATTGAAAACTGACGAGGTGTTGCAGCGAGCATGCGCCGCTGAGTACGAATCGTTAAAACAATGTCGGCCCGAGCTTTCGCCGTCGCTAATTGCGATTGTCGAAAAAGCGATGTCTTTGCTGCCGAGAGATCGCTATGGAAGTGCGTTAGACCTATCCGAGGACGTCCGGCACTGGCTGCATGGCGAGCCTGTTAGCGTTCATCCCGGGTCTCTGTTCGAGCGTGGAGGAAGGTGGGTTCGTCGACACCGAACGCTTGCGACCGGAATCCTTTCATCTGCTGCGATTCTCCTGGTGTCGGCTTCTGTCTTTTCAGTCATTATCCACTCCGCCCATCGTGCCGAACACCAAGCCCGCAAATTGGCGGAGCTGGCAAATCGCTCTGCCCTGAAGCGTTTGATCGAAGCACGAGATGCGGCTGACACATGGTTACTAGAGCTTAGTGGGACGTTGCAGTTTTATCCGGGGCTGGAATCTGAGCGCAACCGCCTGATCGAAAAAGCCGTTGGGCAATATTCCGAACTGGCGGCACAACAATCATTCGAACAGACGATGCGGTCGACCGAACCCCTGGAAAAGATGGAACAGGGGAAGTGCTATTTACGTCTAGGAGATCTACATCGTCTGGCAGGGCGTGGCGATTTGGCACTAGAAAACTATGGATCGGCCCAAGCGTTGTTTCAGTCGGTGGCTTCTGATATTCCCAAAGAGGCAAGCTCGCACGCGGGGCTCGATGTGAATTTGGTGTCTGCGTCGGGTGGCACAAGTGAAGCGGAAAACCATTTGGCCAACGATTTGAAAATCGAATTGGCCAACTGCCGGATTGGGAAGATTCTGTCAGATCAAGAGATCGATGCGGTGAACATTCGAGAGATCGATCAGGCACTCGAACCGCTGCTGCCGAAGATTTCATCGAGTTCAAATCTGTTGCCTTTCCAGTTCAAAGCGGCCTCTGCCAAGTTGCGTTTGGATCTCTCATTGGCCGGTCGTCAAACATCGACTGACGCGAACCGTTTGCAGCATGCGAAGTCCGCTGTGGATTGGGCCACTTGGCTATCCAAACGTCGCGGAACTTCTCAGGACCTGACTCATGAGATCAACGCGACCGAACAACTGGCGAGACTCTATGAACAGGTGCAGGCACCGAATGAGGCGATGCGAACTTGGACCGACTTGGCAGAACTGATTGAACAACGCCTGACTGAAGAAAGCTTGCCGAGTGTTAGCTTGCTACAGTCGGTGGCACATGCCAAGATTCGGCGGGCCAAGCTGGCTTTCGCATTGGGAGATCGCGAAGCCGCAGCATCCGATTATCGATCAGCCATTATGCAATTAAACCAAGCTTGGCAGCAGTCGGATTCGGATGACTTTTATCGCACCAATTTGGCGACTGCTGAGTTCAATCTCGCAAAGGTTTATGCGGGTGATCCTCAACAAGTGGCCGCCGCTCGGCAACTGCTGCTTCGATCGACGAAGACATACCAAGAACTTTTGCAGCAACGACCGACCGTCGAAGTTTTGCAACGGCTAACCGATGCGAATGTCTCACTAGCGGAACTGACGCAGGGTGACGAAGACGAAGCAAGCAATCTCGACAACGCATTGTTGGGCTTCGAACTTCTTGATGACCATGCCGGGTTAGACCGACAAAGTAGTCTTCAGTGGCTGGGGATCATTGTTCGGCGTCTGAAACTGTCCGGTGACGGACATGTCGAGCACAATCGTCAAAACTTACTTGATCAGGCCAAAGAATTGGTCGATAGGCTTGGCAGTCAGGAAATTCCAAAGGGCTTGCAATCCGAATTGAAGGCGTTGCAGTCGCAGTCGCTAAAGTCGGACTAA
- a CDS encoding TonB-dependent receptor: MIVSVVVSIGASVNLTYAQEAAAQSEANLSKQAELASDQPSSQAETPLLGDGISADQLHSPVRPNGPVGANENASSEAANRREQKNAKPPLAADDRLSKLFGEVDQLDQLSEVRRPHAQSPAANAVFSAEAVGRRTSDVGSLLKQAKGAQGVTIQHRTPITSDTRVRGQRVGQILASGSYWAPARMDLDTMMSKIDSRLVEDLILIKGPYAARYGPSFRVVDLEFVHSPRYKSPEIHGSTSATYSSNGDHWYGRQSGWGGGEDYGFYLSYGHQTANDYETGEDGFFMPSSFKSRDVFLALGCDLSDHETIEFNYLRLDQTDVEIPGLVYDINYLVTDGYEVTYTNLAPAFFSDQFSAEFWYNRTRFEGDTSRPGKKQQIPSLLTELESPSGADGAATTDVDALSAGYRLESILETRSGQYAFGTDMIVLNQELNDIETFAPPHDNNYPIPRSHSIDVGLYFEDVERITDRLSMTAGGRVDGVFTDSEDQVKGVPIPLSDIKEAKLEQAFFLGAAYLTADYRLTPQWDINLGMGFASRAPTLTEMYAEASFIGSLQRGVTFLLGDPKLKQEKLYQLDAALRYSEGKNRFGAQTHYAWIEDFITYDLLDPPGTSDGFQKGAAFTNTDLAVLSGVELYGQRQCSDYITLFGTTTYTQGTDLTRREPARQSPFLDRSADPRGDEEPLPGINPLEARIGIVLEEPTPRPSWGIELMARIVDNQPRAARSLEEQPTAGFTTYDVRGYKAINQWLFTAGVENFTDKFYQEHIDYRAGRGVYRPGITAYVGTEVTY, from the coding sequence TTGATCGTTTCCGTCGTTGTCTCGATCGGAGCATCAGTCAATCTGACATATGCACAGGAAGCAGCAGCACAGTCGGAAGCCAACCTTTCCAAGCAGGCTGAACTTGCCAGCGATCAGCCATCTTCGCAAGCCGAGACGCCCCTGCTAGGCGACGGCATCTCAGCAGATCAATTGCACAGCCCGGTCCGCCCGAATGGTCCAGTCGGCGCAAATGAGAACGCGTCTTCGGAAGCGGCGAACCGTCGTGAGCAAAAGAATGCAAAGCCGCCGCTTGCCGCTGATGATCGCTTGTCAAAGTTGTTCGGTGAAGTCGATCAGCTGGATCAGCTCTCCGAGGTGCGACGTCCGCACGCACAGTCACCTGCCGCCAATGCGGTGTTCTCCGCTGAAGCGGTTGGCCGTCGAACGTCCGATGTCGGAAGTCTGCTCAAGCAGGCCAAAGGTGCACAAGGCGTAACAATCCAGCACCGGACACCGATCACCAGCGATACACGTGTTCGTGGACAGCGTGTCGGTCAAATTCTGGCTTCGGGGTCGTACTGGGCGCCAGCTCGGATGGACCTTGACACGATGATGAGCAAGATCGACTCAAGATTGGTCGAAGATTTGATTTTGATCAAAGGCCCCTATGCTGCACGCTATGGGCCAAGCTTTCGTGTGGTCGACTTGGAGTTTGTTCATTCGCCTCGGTACAAGTCGCCGGAAATACACGGCAGCACCAGCGCAACATATAGCAGCAACGGCGATCACTGGTACGGCCGCCAATCGGGTTGGGGTGGGGGTGAAGACTATGGCTTCTATCTGAGCTATGGACACCAAACGGCAAATGACTACGAAACCGGCGAGGACGGTTTCTTTATGCCATCGAGTTTCAAATCGCGTGATGTGTTCTTGGCGTTAGGGTGTGATCTGTCGGATCATGAAACGATCGAGTTCAATTATCTACGACTTGATCAAACCGATGTCGAGATTCCCGGTCTTGTGTACGACATCAACTATCTGGTGACAGACGGGTATGAAGTCACTTATACCAACCTCGCGCCAGCGTTTTTCTCCGATCAATTCTCCGCCGAGTTTTGGTACAACCGAACACGGTTCGAGGGTGACACCAGTCGTCCAGGTAAGAAGCAGCAGATCCCCTCGCTGCTAACCGAACTTGAGTCACCCAGTGGCGCTGACGGGGCGGCCACCACCGATGTTGATGCGTTAAGTGCCGGTTATCGGTTGGAAAGTATTTTGGAAACACGCAGCGGGCAGTATGCGTTCGGGACCGACATGATTGTCCTCAATCAGGAACTTAACGATATCGAGACGTTTGCACCGCCGCACGATAATAACTATCCGATTCCCAGAAGCCATTCGATTGACGTCGGGTTGTATTTTGAAGACGTCGAGCGGATTACCGATCGCTTGTCGATGACCGCTGGTGGACGTGTCGATGGTGTCTTCACCGATTCCGAAGATCAAGTCAAAGGGGTGCCGATCCCGCTGTCAGATATAAAGGAAGCGAAGCTGGAGCAGGCGTTCTTTCTGGGGGCGGCGTACCTCACTGCGGATTATCGTTTGACCCCGCAATGGGATATCAATCTCGGGATGGGGTTCGCATCGCGAGCACCGACACTGACGGAAATGTATGCCGAAGCATCCTTTATTGGCAGCCTTCAACGTGGCGTGACGTTCTTGTTGGGCGACCCCAAGCTCAAACAGGAAAAACTCTATCAGCTCGATGCGGCGCTACGGTATTCCGAAGGAAAGAACCGATTTGGAGCTCAAACACACTACGCGTGGATCGAGGACTTCATCACCTATGATCTTTTGGACCCACCGGGAACCTCCGACGGTTTTCAAAAAGGCGCCGCGTTCACCAATACAGACCTTGCCGTGCTAAGCGGTGTGGAACTGTACGGACAGCGACAGTGTAGCGATTACATTACGCTGTTCGGCACCACAACGTACACCCAAGGAACAGACCTGACGCGTCGAGAGCCGGCGCGACAGTCGCCGTTTTTGGACCGTAGTGCGGATCCCCGTGGCGATGAAGAACCTTTACCCGGCATCAATCCTCTTGAGGCTCGGATCGGAATTGTGTTGGAAGAGCCCACCCCGAGACCGAGCTGGGGAATCGAGCTGATGGCCCGGATCGTTGACAATCAACCCCGCGCCGCAAGGTCTTTGGAAGAACAGCCTACGGCAGGGTTCACAACCTATGACGTCCGTGGTTACAAGGCAATCAACCAATGGCTGTTTACAGCCGGCGTAGAAAACTTCACCGATAAGTTCTACCAAGAACACATCGACTATCGTGCCGGTCGTGGTGTTTATCGACCGGGAATCACGGCTTATGTTGGGACCGAAGTGACCTATTGA
- a CDS encoding Fur family transcriptional regulator: protein MKQTSKSTDSVKEAIRAAGLRATPARLSTLQMLREASSPMTHAEVAQRLADSGIDKATAFRNLNDMTDAGLLRRTELGDHVYRFEEVRPGEDGVESHPHFLCVECGAVSCLDSVKLTAGSLRASEAVGEVTEILLRGRCNGCR, encoded by the coding sequence ATGAAACAAACATCAAAGTCAACTGATTCAGTCAAAGAAGCGATTCGAGCTGCAGGGCTCCGCGCGACTCCCGCACGGCTGTCGACTTTGCAAATGCTTCGCGAAGCTTCCTCGCCGATGACTCACGCCGAGGTGGCGCAACGGCTTGCCGATAGCGGGATCGACAAGGCGACGGCGTTTCGAAATCTAAACGACATGACCGACGCGGGGCTTCTTCGCCGGACGGAACTCGGCGATCACGTTTATCGCTTTGAAGAAGTGCGTCCGGGCGAAGATGGCGTGGAATCACATCCGCATTTCTTATGTGTGGAGTGTGGGGCGGTCTCATGCTTGGACAGCGTCAAGTTGACCGCGGGAAGTCTGCGCGCAAGCGAAGCCGTCGGTGAAGTGACTGAGATCTTGCTTCGCGGACGGTGCAACGGCTGTCGATAG
- a CDS encoding GTP-binding protein yields MTSPIPSTRLPVTVLSGFLGAGKTTLLNHILANRGGLRVAVIVNDMSEVNIDAALVREGLENNGNAELLRTDEQLVELSNGCICCTLREDLLIEVSRLAKEGRFDYLLIESTGISEPLPVAETFTFEGDDGTSLSQIAELDTMVTVVDAGSFMQDFGSWDDLADRRMGLGVEDDRNIVDLLVDQIEFANVIIINKTDLVSAYDLEQLEQIIRRFNPEAKLLRSCESRVPLNAIMGTGLFQLSEAALSPDWLAVPRGQEQTETEEYGISHFVYRRDRPFHPKRLIQALDDNFDEGLFVGVLRSKGLMWIASRNDWAYDWSQAGCSIRMAPAGLWWAATSREHWPADQSAIDEIETKRSGRHGDRRQEVVFIGQQMDEQRVTEILDRCLLTDLEFVQEPHAWKNFDDPLPPIEVYTDSDEQVT; encoded by the coding sequence ATGACTTCACCAATTCCATCGACTCGCCTCCCTGTCACTGTCCTTTCGGGTTTTCTTGGAGCGGGAAAAACAACACTTCTAAATCACATTCTTGCCAACCGTGGCGGTTTACGTGTCGCGGTTATCGTCAACGACATGAGCGAAGTTAACATCGACGCGGCTTTGGTGCGGGAGGGATTGGAGAACAATGGGAACGCGGAACTGCTCAGAACAGATGAACAACTGGTTGAACTTAGCAATGGATGCATCTGTTGCACGCTTCGTGAGGACCTACTAATCGAGGTATCCAGATTGGCCAAGGAAGGCCGCTTTGATTACCTACTGATCGAATCGACTGGGATTAGCGAGCCTCTACCTGTCGCAGAAACGTTCACGTTTGAAGGTGACGATGGCACCAGTCTTTCCCAAATAGCAGAGCTAGACACGATGGTCACAGTCGTTGATGCAGGAAGCTTCATGCAGGATTTTGGATCGTGGGATGACTTGGCCGATCGCCGAATGGGACTCGGGGTCGAAGATGACCGCAATATCGTTGACTTGCTGGTCGACCAAATCGAATTCGCCAATGTCATCATCATCAACAAAACAGATTTGGTCTCGGCATATGACTTAGAACAACTCGAACAGATCATCCGACGGTTCAATCCCGAAGCGAAGCTGCTGCGAAGTTGTGAAAGCCGAGTTCCATTGAACGCAATCATGGGAACGGGACTGTTTCAGCTCAGCGAAGCAGCGCTATCTCCGGACTGGCTGGCGGTTCCGCGTGGCCAGGAACAAACCGAAACGGAGGAGTACGGAATCAGTCATTTCGTCTACCGCCGCGACCGACCCTTTCATCCGAAACGCTTGATCCAAGCATTAGATGACAACTTTGACGAGGGACTTTTCGTCGGCGTCCTTCGCAGCAAGGGCCTGATGTGGATCGCGTCTCGCAACGACTGGGCGTACGATTGGTCCCAAGCCGGATGCTCCATTCGAATGGCACCTGCGGGACTTTGGTGGGCCGCAACGTCACGTGAGCACTGGCCAGCTGATCAATCCGCTATTGATGAAATTGAAACCAAACGCTCGGGGCGGCATGGCGACCGACGCCAGGAAGTTGTCTTCATTGGCCAGCAAATGGACGAGCAGCGTGTCACTGAAATCCTTGACCGTTGCTTGCTAACAGATCTCGAATTCGTTCAAGAGCCTCATGCGTGGAAGAATTTTGATGACCCACTACCGCCTATCGAAGTCTATACCGATTCGGATGAGCAAGTGACTTGA
- a CDS encoding GGDEF domain-containing protein, protein MLADTNCQPAAAVPEAEHTLAHSHGRSLSISGSDKSCLVQIYPPDVVDGMLLLEQPRIVIGRDTGADLILADQSVSRRHAELEWTEEGYVVRDLGSTNGTLVNEIGVQERILHSGDTVRIGSFIFRFLSANSIETQYHETVYNALVRDVLTGTMNKRYLLEVMEREIARAIRQQSLLSVIMLDIDHFKSINDTYGHLVGDEVLKQFGSRVANVSRCDDLLARYGGEEFCLLMAGTDLAEACEIAERCRHAVADAPFMTEVGNLNVSASFGVACLDPVRPIGCLDFLQLADQKLYEAKTNGRNRVCS, encoded by the coding sequence ATGCTTGCTGACACAAATTGCCAACCCGCAGCGGCAGTCCCAGAAGCAGAGCATACCCTTGCACACAGCCATGGGCGTTCGCTTTCGATCTCTGGAAGCGACAAGTCTTGCCTGGTTCAAATTTATCCGCCTGATGTCGTCGACGGTATGTTGCTACTGGAGCAACCCAGGATCGTCATCGGGCGTGATACGGGGGCGGACTTGATTCTGGCCGACCAAAGTGTGTCCCGCAGGCACGCGGAACTGGAGTGGACCGAAGAAGGTTACGTGGTTCGTGATCTAGGTAGCACGAATGGGACGCTGGTAAACGAAATTGGGGTTCAGGAGCGGATCCTTCATTCTGGTGACACCGTTCGCATCGGCAGTTTCATTTTCCGATTCTTATCGGCCAACAGCATCGAAACGCAGTATCACGAAACGGTTTACAACGCGCTGGTTCGCGACGTGCTGACCGGAACGATGAATAAACGTTATCTGCTTGAAGTGATGGAGCGTGAGATCGCTCGCGCCATCCGTCAGCAGTCACTACTTTCGGTGATCATGCTGGATATCGATCACTTTAAAAGCATTAACGATACCTACGGTCACTTGGTTGGGGACGAAGTCCTAAAGCAATTCGGAAGTCGCGTCGCTAACGTTTCGCGGTGCGACGACCTGTTGGCGCGATACGGCGGCGAAGAGTTTTGTTTGCTGATGGCCGGAACAGATCTTGCCGAAGCTTGCGAAATTGCCGAGCGATGTCGGCATGCCGTCGCTGATGCTCCGTTCATGACCGAAGTGGGAAATCTAAACGTTTCGGCAAGCTTTGGCGTTGCATGCCTGGATCCGGTGCGTCCGATCGGTTGTTTGGATTTTTTGCAACTTGCCGATCAGAAGCTCTATGAAGCCAAGACAAACGGACGCAATCGTGTCTGCAGCTAG
- a CDS encoding PQQ-binding-like beta-propeller repeat protein, whose product MTPILNSIQSKSVVCLALCLSLSSFAAMAGDWPQWRGTNRDATINDSSLPIELPAGQLPRQWSAAVGPGYSGPTIANGRVYLTDRQGESPNAVERVLCFDAESGKPLWQHQDPVQYAIGYEASGPRAAVTIDNGQAFAVGAMGRMNCFDAATGSLQWTRDLQEDFKIDMPIWGITAAPLIYDNLVIQMTSGKAGACVVALDRSSGVERWRSLDERGGYSAPILVRQGDQDVVVCWTGDSVSGLDPKNGAVFWSIEMKPRNMPIGVPTPVIQDDLLFVSSFYDGSLLIRLDQQKPAAATVWRRIGVDERNTDALHAMISNPIIKGDCIYGADSYGEFRCLDLMTGDRIWENLDVVPKARWATVHIIRNGNNEIIQNDRGELLMTTLKRSGIDIHSRSQLISPTTQQLKRRDGVVWSHPAIANGKIYARNDDELICVPLR is encoded by the coding sequence ATGACCCCAATATTGAATTCGATCCAATCAAAATCGGTTGTCTGCCTTGCGTTGTGCCTTTCGCTAAGCTCCTTCGCAGCGATGGCAGGCGATTGGCCGCAGTGGCGTGGCACCAATCGTGATGCCACCATCAATGATTCCTCTCTTCCGATCGAGCTGCCTGCCGGGCAACTGCCCCGGCAATGGTCAGCGGCTGTGGGGCCTGGCTATAGCGGTCCGACGATCGCCAATGGCCGTGTCTATTTGACAGATCGCCAAGGCGAATCTCCCAACGCTGTCGAACGCGTCCTCTGCTTTGATGCCGAAAGCGGCAAGCCCCTTTGGCAACACCAGGATCCTGTTCAATACGCGATTGGCTATGAAGCATCTGGACCACGTGCTGCCGTAACGATTGACAACGGTCAAGCCTTTGCGGTCGGTGCAATGGGTCGTATGAATTGCTTCGACGCGGCGACGGGATCATTGCAGTGGACTCGAGACTTGCAAGAAGATTTCAAAATCGACATGCCGATCTGGGGAATCACCGCCGCTCCGTTGATTTATGACAACTTGGTCATTCAGATGACATCCGGAAAGGCAGGTGCATGCGTGGTGGCACTTGATCGATCTAGTGGTGTTGAACGATGGCGTTCCCTTGATGAACGCGGCGGCTACAGTGCTCCGATCCTCGTTCGTCAGGGCGATCAAGACGTCGTGGTTTGCTGGACCGGTGATAGCGTCAGTGGACTCGATCCAAAAAACGGAGCGGTTTTCTGGTCGATTGAAATGAAGCCTCGCAATATGCCGATCGGCGTGCCGACTCCCGTGATCCAAGACGACCTTTTGTTTGTGTCTTCGTTCTATGACGGTTCACTTCTAATCCGGCTCGACCAACAGAAACCCGCTGCAGCTACAGTCTGGCGCCGCATCGGTGTCGACGAACGCAATACCGATGCACTGCATGCGATGATCTCCAACCCGATCATCAAAGGGGACTGCATCTACGGCGCTGATAGCTATGGCGAATTCCGCTGCCTAGATCTAATGACAGGCGACCGGATCTGGGAAAACTTGGATGTCGTCCCCAAAGCCCGCTGGGCGACGGTGCACATCATCCGTAACGGTAACAACGAGATCATCCAGAACGATCGCGGCGAATTACTGATGACAACATTAAAACGAAGCGGAATCGATATCCACTCTCGATCGCAATTGATCTCGCCGACAACCCAACAGCTGAAACGACGTGATGGTGTGGTCTGGTCACATCCCGCCATTGCCAACGGGAAGATCTATGCACGAAACGATGATGAACTGATCTGCGTTCCGCTCCGCTAG